In the genome of Calditrichota bacterium, the window CGTGTGGAACTCCGCTTTCTGGAATCGGGACAGACCGGATCCGTGGATGTGGAAAAAATGAAAATGGACAAATTCCTGGACGATATTCAAACGGCTGCTCATGGAATTCGCCAGAGAGATTTTGAAGCCCGGCCGGATTATATGAGCTGCCGCTACTGCGCGTTTAATTCCATTTGCCCCAGCGTGCAGAGTTAAAGGAATTTTATTTTTTTGTTTTGGCTACAAAGGCACAGGGACGAAAAGATTTCCCGGTCCGGTTTTTCAATGAACAACCTATTCGAAAAAAGAGAGTAAAACCACATGGCTTTTAAGATTCTCCATTTTGCAGAT includes:
- a CDS encoding PD-(D/E)XK nuclease family protein, whose translation is RVELRFLESGQTGSVDVEKMKMDKFLDDIQTAAHGIRQRDFEARPDYMSCRYCAFNSICPSVQS